AACATAAAAAACCTCCACTTTTAGTAATTGCTCTGTAACCCTATATTCTATTTTTCTATTTCTGGATTTCTTGGTTTAATCTCCTTAGGAACAGATGTAACATAATCTCCTACTACATCTTTAAATTCCTTTTTAGCTTTTTCAATAAGTTCAGGATGTTTTACCATATTGATTGCTGCTGTTGCCATTCCACCAACTGCTGCAAAAAGTCCTTTTTTAGCAATATCTGATTTTGCCTGAGAACACATTTGCCATGAATGCAATGGAGTTCCAACTGCAGCTGTAGCCATAAACATCTGTGCTGTAGGAATATAATGGCTTAACTCTCCTGCATCTGATGTTATAACTTGAGGTGCTCCGTATTTTCCATCAAATGGAGCCATCTCTGTATCTAACCCATTTGAAATCATCTTATCTGCTAATTCTGTTCCTAACTGGTTGATAAGCTGTTTTCTTGCACTGTTACGTGCTTCATCACTTAAAGAATTATAAAACTCTTTAGCTAGTTTTATATCCTTTTCATCAAACTTAGGTAAACCAAATTCTTTTATAGAATCATATAAAACTTTAGACATAACTAAGTTTGGAACAAAATCTGCAATAGCTATTTTAAAGTCTATCTCAACTTCTGTACCACACATCATTGCAGCACCTTTAGCTATATTATTTATTCTATGATATATCTCTGTTGAATCCTGAATTTTATTACTTCTTATGAAATAGTATAAAGTTGCATTTGGTTGTACAACGTTAGGTGCCTTACTTCCAGCATCTAAGTAAGAGTAATGTATTCTTGCATCTGATACAACATGTTCTCTTAAGTAATTTACACCAACATTCATCAGTTCAGCACTATCTAAAGCGGATCTTCCTAATTCAGGTGCAGCAGCAGCATGTGAAGGTATTCCTTTAAATTTGTACACTGCTATGGTATTAGCTAATGATCCTCCATCCCATATTGCGTTATAAAAAGCTGGATGCCATGTAAAAGCAAAATCTACTCCTTTGTAGACTCCGTCACGTCCAAAAAAAACTTTGGCTGCGTCCCTTTCTTCTGAAGGAGATCCAAATAGTTTAACAGTTCCAGGGATATTGTGTCTTTCAAGATAATCGGCAATAACAAGAGCCGCACCCACAGTTCCACTACCTAAAAGGTTGTGTCCACAACCATGACCTGCTTCCTGATTTTCTATTGCTTGTTCTACTGGTTTAGACGCTACTTGGCTAAGTCCTGGTAATGCATCATATTCACAAGATATACCTATAACTGGTTTTCCTGATCCTTTTGTTGCTACAAAAGCTGTTTTCATTCCAGAAATACCTGTTTCTACAGAAAAACCTTTTTCTTTCATTACTTTAATGATTTCCTCTGCAGATTTATACTCTTCCAATCCTAATTCAGGATTATCCCATAAATAATTACAAAGATTCTCATATATTGGTCTATTTTCTTCAACTATATTTTTAATTTCATTTATAAATTTATCCAAGATGATAACCTCCCCTTGAGTATTGAAATGTAATATTTTATTCCTATGTATTGCTCAAAAGAAGCAATTTTTAGTCAATTACTCCAATATTCTTTTTTTATAAAAAGATTAATTAACAATATTATATATTTGGCGTAGTAGATATCTACTACGCCTATATACACTATATAAATTTAATTTTCAAATTACTATTTAATTTGATCTAATCCGTATTCTAAGTCAGCAATAATATCTTCAATATTTTCTAATCCTATTGATAATCTTACTAATCCGTCAGTAATTCCTGCTGCTTCTCTTTCTTCTTTACTGTATGGTGAGTGAGTCATTGATGCAGGGTGTTGAATTAGAGTTTCAGTATCTCCTAGTGAAACTGCCAGTGAGCAAAGTTCAACATTGTTTAGAAGTGTTTTACCAGCTTCGAATCCACCTTTAAGTTCAAATGAAATCATTGCTCCAAAGTCTTTCATTTGTTTTTTAGCAACTTCATGTCCTGGATGAGATGCTAATCCTGGGTAGTAAACTCTTTCTACTTTTGGATGATTATTTAAGAATTCAGCAACTTTTCTAGCATTTGCACAGTGACGTTGCATTCTGATTTCCATAGTTTTTAATCCTCTGATGATGTAGAAAGCTTCTTGAGGTCCTAATACAGCTCCTGTCATATCTTTTACACCAACAAGTCTGATTTGATCAGCTAATTCTTTTCTACTTACAGCGAATCCAGCAACTACGTCTCCGTGTCCATTTATATATTTAGTAGCTGAGTGAACTACAATATCTACACCTAATTTTAAAGGATTTTGTAAATATGGAGTAGCGAATGTATTATCAACTACTACTAATGTATTTGGGTTAGTGTGTGCTACTTTAACTATTTTTTCAAGGTCAACAATTTTTAAGTTAGGGTTTGCAGGTGTTTCTAAGTATACAACACGTGTATTAGGTTTCATTGCTTTTTTAACTGCTTCAGCATCTGATGTATCCAAGAAAGTAACTTCTACACCAAATCTAGTTAATCCGTGGTTCATTAAAGCAAATGTACATCCGTATAGAGTTGTATCAGTTATAACGTGATCTCCAGCTTTTAAGAATGTCCATAGAGTTGATGAGATTGCTCCGATTCCTGATGATGTTGCTACTGCAGCTTCTCCACCTTCTAATGCTGCAACTCTAGCTTCTGCTATTGCAGTTGTAGGGTTTCCTAAACGAGAATAGATAAATCCATCTTCTTGAAGAGCAAAACGTCTTCCACCTTGTTCTGCAGAATCAAATACGAAAGTTGATGTTTGATAAATAGGTACTGCTAATGCTCCGTATCC
The DNA window shown above is from Fusobacterium sp. DD2 and carries:
- a CDS encoding amidohydrolase; amino-acid sequence: MDKFINEIKNIVEENRPIYENLCNYLWDNPELGLEEYKSAEEIIKVMKEKGFSVETGISGMKTAFVATKGSGKPVIGISCEYDALPGLSQVASKPVEQAIENQEAGHGCGHNLLGSGTVGAALVIADYLERHNIPGTVKLFGSPSEERDAAKVFFGRDGVYKGVDFAFTWHPAFYNAIWDGGSLANTIAVYKFKGIPSHAAAAPELGRSALDSAELMNVGVNYLREHVVSDARIHYSYLDAGSKAPNVVQPNATLYYFIRSNKIQDSTEIYHRINNIAKGAAMMCGTEVEIDFKIAIADFVPNLVMSKVLYDSIKEFGLPKFDEKDIKLAKEFYNSLSDEARNSARKQLINQLGTELADKMISNGLDTEMAPFDGKYGAPQVITSDAGELSHYIPTAQMFMATAAVGTPLHSWQMCSQAKSDIAKKGLFAAVGGMATAAINMVKHPELIEKAKKEFKDVVGDYVTSVPKEIKPRNPEIEK
- the megL gene encoding methionine gamma-lyase, which produces MENKKFGFGTTAIHAGATKNGYGALAVPIYQTSTFVFDSAEQGGRRFALQEDGFIYSRLGNPTTAIAEARVAALEGGEAAVATSSGIGAISSTLWTFLKAGDHVITDTTLYGCTFALMNHGLTRFGVEVTFLDTSDAEAVKKAMKPNTRVVYLETPANPNLKIVDLEKIVKVAHTNPNTLVVVDNTFATPYLQNPLKLGVDIVVHSATKYINGHGDVVAGFAVSRKELADQIRLVGVKDMTGAVLGPQEAFYIIRGLKTMEIRMQRHCANARKVAEFLNNHPKVERVYYPGLASHPGHEVAKKQMKDFGAMISFELKGGFEAGKTLLNNVELCSLAVSLGDTETLIQHPASMTHSPYSKEEREAAGITDGLVRLSIGLENIEDIIADLEYGLDQIK